The proteins below are encoded in one region of Acidithiobacillus ferrooxidans ATCC 23270:
- a CDS encoding DUF5752 family protein has product MENGVGTAQDPPSEFAVKDCALLAIATGRRVYTLSELRGGLESVGEASIYYHFWGSLLQPRFGEREYNNDFAGWVLHSLHDARLAERMAMLDPREYPDLSELRFDLLEIIDERLDEADYLHWMPAAQPFQFMRSQIVVFSTDKRVSTPAELLAILPTLPVSSLFYHFIDARRRVPEAGDDFSAWLSDFGDMGQRLRDGLTRVDPYFATLGTLRDQISTIFAAELEDGHAA; this is encoded by the coding sequence ATGGAGAACGGCGTCGGCACCGCGCAGGACCCGCCATCGGAGTTCGCCGTCAAGGACTGCGCCCTCCTCGCCATCGCCACGGGGCGGCGCGTGTATACCCTGTCGGAACTGCGTGGCGGGCTCGAAAGCGTGGGGGAGGCCAGTATCTATTACCATTTCTGGGGCAGCTTGCTGCAACCACGTTTCGGGGAGCGGGAGTACAATAACGATTTTGCCGGTTGGGTCTTGCACAGCCTTCACGACGCCAGGCTGGCCGAGCGCATGGCCATGCTGGACCCCCGGGAATATCCCGATCTTTCCGAACTGCGCTTCGATCTCCTCGAAATCATCGACGAACGGCTGGACGAGGCGGATTACCTGCACTGGATGCCGGCGGCCCAGCCCTTCCAGTTCATGCGTTCGCAGATCGTGGTCTTCAGTACGGACAAGCGGGTGTCCACCCCCGCCGAACTGCTCGCCATACTCCCGACCTTGCCCGTAAGCAGCCTGTTTTACCACTTCATCGACGCGCGTCGGCGGGTACCCGAGGCCGGCGACGACTTCAGCGCCTGGCTCTCGGACTTTGGCGACATGGGACAGCGGCTGCGCGACGGTCTCACCCGTGTGGACCCTTATTTCGCGACACTCGGGACCTTGCGGGACCAGATCTCGACCATTTTCGCCGCAGAATTGGAGGATGGCCATGCTGCTTGA
- a CDS encoding dienelactone hydrolase family protein — protein sequence MVGSERSVHISAEGLRLEGNWVIPENALGLVLFAHGSGSSRLSPRNNYVAQVLRDGGIATLLFDLLTEEEDRVYATRFDIGLLSERLALATRWTQRQPEAAGLPLGYFGASTGAAAALRAAAQFGDAIAAVVSRGGRPDLTGPAISRVTAPTLLIVGGLDDVVIGMNETAYAELRAEKQMVIVPGATHLFEEPGTLEEAASLALAWFQRHFKK from the coding sequence ATGGTAGGGTCAGAACGGTCCGTTCACATTTCGGCAGAAGGGTTGAGATTGGAAGGCAACTGGGTGATTCCCGAAAACGCCCTCGGCCTGGTGCTCTTTGCTCACGGCAGCGGCAGCAGCCGCCTAAGTCCCAGGAATAATTACGTGGCGCAGGTGCTGCGTGACGGCGGTATTGCTACCTTGCTCTTTGATCTGCTGACCGAAGAGGAGGATCGGGTATATGCCACCCGCTTCGATATCGGTCTGCTGAGCGAGCGCCTGGCTTTAGCTACCCGCTGGACACAGCGACAGCCGGAGGCAGCGGGCCTGCCCCTGGGTTATTTCGGTGCCAGCACCGGCGCTGCGGCAGCCTTGCGCGCAGCCGCCCAATTTGGTGACGCTATCGCTGCTGTGGTCTCCCGCGGCGGGAGGCCTGATCTGACCGGACCGGCCATCTCCCGGGTGACGGCTCCTACCCTCCTGATCGTCGGTGGTCTCGACGATGTGGTCATCGGCATGAATGAAACGGCCTACGCCGAGCTGCGGGCAGAGAAGCAGATGGTCATTGTTCCCGGCGCCACCCATCTTTTTGAGGAGCCAGGCACCTTGGAAGAGGCCGCAAGCCTGGCCTTGGCGTGGTTTCAGCGCCATTTCAAGAAGTAG
- a CDS encoding Hsp20/alpha crystallin family protein, producing MALMKWEPLREIDDMFDRYVMSMGWPSRRQELITAGDWSPRVDISETDNEFLIKAEIPEVKKEDVKVSVDKGVLTIQGERKQEKEEKGKKFHRIERYYGSFIRSFTLPDNVDESNIKATFKDGMLNLQVPKSARAKHNAIEVKVE from the coding sequence ATGGCACTTATGAAATGGGAACCACTGCGTGAAATAGACGACATGTTCGACCGCTATGTAATGTCGATGGGTTGGCCTTCCCGGCGTCAGGAACTCATAACAGCGGGTGATTGGTCGCCCCGCGTTGATATCAGCGAGACTGATAACGAGTTCCTGATCAAGGCCGAAATACCTGAGGTCAAGAAAGAAGATGTCAAAGTCAGTGTGGATAAAGGGGTGCTTACCATCCAGGGGGAACGGAAGCAGGAGAAGGAGGAGAAAGGGAAAAAATTTCATAGAATCGAGCGATACTACGGAAGTTTCATCCGTAGCTTTACGCTGCCAGATAATGTTGACGAATCCAACATAAAAGCCACGTTCAAGGATGGTATGCTGAATCTTCAGGTGCCCAAAAGTGCTCGGGCGAAGCATAATGCCATTGAAGTGAAAGTGGAGTAA
- a CDS encoding zinc-dependent alcohol dehydrogenase family protein, with amino-acid sequence MHAMVLEEVGRPLVPTELPRPRPQPGQVLVKILACGVCRTDLHVVDGELPNPKLPLVPGHEVVGQIESVGSPDISLQTGQMVGIPWLAWTCGACEYCRAGRENLCDQARFHGYTVDGGYAEYMVADARYCFPLPDIYANPEGAPLLCAGLIGFRALRFAAGRRRLGLYGFGAAAHLLIQVARYQGMEVYAFTRPGDSKAQDLAIKLGAVWVGGSEVLPPQPLDAAILFAPVGALIPIALQAVKKGGVVISAGIHMSDIPAFPYSLLWEERQVRSVANLTRKDAEDYFPLARRVPVQSHITTYPLAMANVALADLRGGAVHGAAVLVMGAWQERET; translated from the coding sequence ATGCATGCCATGGTTCTGGAAGAGGTGGGTAGGCCTTTGGTGCCCACTGAATTGCCGCGACCGCGGCCACAGCCGGGCCAGGTCCTGGTAAAAATACTGGCGTGCGGAGTGTGCCGTACCGATCTGCATGTAGTGGACGGTGAATTGCCCAACCCCAAACTACCACTCGTTCCCGGCCATGAAGTAGTCGGCCAGATAGAATCGGTGGGAAGCCCCGATATTTCCTTACAGACCGGTCAGATGGTGGGAATTCCCTGGCTCGCATGGACCTGCGGTGCCTGCGAATATTGTCGAGCAGGACGGGAGAATCTTTGTGACCAGGCGCGTTTTCATGGCTACACCGTGGATGGCGGTTACGCCGAGTATATGGTCGCCGATGCGCGTTACTGCTTCCCTCTTCCAGACATTTACGCCAATCCGGAAGGTGCCCCGCTGTTGTGTGCGGGGCTCATCGGCTTTCGGGCCTTACGTTTTGCCGCGGGAAGACGACGCCTGGGTCTTTATGGATTCGGCGCTGCCGCGCATTTACTGATTCAGGTAGCGCGTTATCAAGGCATGGAGGTCTATGCATTTACCCGCCCGGGCGATAGCAAGGCACAGGATCTAGCGATCAAATTGGGGGCTGTGTGGGTAGGTGGATCGGAGGTCCTGCCGCCACAACCGCTGGATGCGGCAATTTTGTTTGCACCGGTTGGAGCCCTGATACCTATTGCTCTTCAGGCGGTCAAGAAAGGGGGTGTTGTGATCAGTGCGGGGATTCACATGTCGGATATCCCAGCTTTCCCCTATTCCTTACTCTGGGAGGAGCGACAGGTGCGATCGGTTGCCAACCTGACGCGCAAAGATGCCGAGGACTATTTCCCACTGGCACGACGGGTCCCGGTGCAAAGCCATATCACGACGTATCCTTTGGCCATGGCGAATGTGGCATTGGCGGATTTGAGAGGTGGCGCGGTCCACGGTGCCGCGGTACTGGTTATGGGGGCATGGCAGGAACGCGAGACGTGA
- a CDS encoding L,D-transpeptidase, whose translation MKRIWILMVLLWPASAAGGGALAATTPAPAWLRVARALAQMHYLPGQVGWTGLGGENPQIWWLWPSGTPPSLQMLTPNSPGSPLLFGALDFFAKVHGLPWSNQSSDWFDHDNRHRLYAAVLAAHRRGEDAPKPFVWVYVRKGTPETLSIWRYNAETDRGKWVLQSPTNTGVPGAITPNGTWAVYARFLSTRMTGCFPHGECYNDSGVRFVNYFWDGRAVHYFPRLAYGFRQSNGCVELPLKAAQRAYGMMHIGTPVTVAP comes from the coding sequence GTGAAAAGGATATGGATTCTGATGGTCCTGTTATGGCCCGCTTCTGCTGCTGGCGGCGGCGCACTCGCGGCAACAACGCCGGCACCAGCTTGGTTGCGTGTTGCCCGCGCGCTTGCGCAAATGCACTATTTACCAGGGCAAGTGGGCTGGACCGGGCTAGGGGGGGAAAACCCACAAATTTGGTGGTTATGGCCGTCAGGCACGCCGCCTTCACTGCAGATGCTCACCCCGAACTCTCCGGGATCGCCCTTGCTCTTCGGGGCACTGGATTTTTTTGCCAAGGTGCACGGGCTGCCATGGTCCAACCAAAGCAGCGACTGGTTTGATCATGACAACCGCCATCGCCTTTATGCGGCTGTCCTTGCCGCCCATCGGCGCGGAGAAGACGCGCCAAAGCCGTTTGTGTGGGTTTATGTGCGCAAAGGCACGCCAGAAACGTTGTCCATCTGGCGCTACAACGCGGAAACGGATAGGGGTAAATGGGTGTTGCAAAGCCCGACCAATACCGGGGTGCCCGGTGCGATCACCCCCAACGGTACCTGGGCAGTCTACGCGCGCTTTCTGAGTACGCGAATGACCGGTTGTTTTCCCCATGGCGAGTGTTATAACGATTCAGGCGTGCGCTTCGTCAACTACTTCTGGGATGGCCGTGCGGTGCACTATTTTCCCCGTCTTGCGTACGGGTTTCGGCAAAGTAACGGTTGTGTGGAACTGCCGTTAAAGGCGGCACAAAGAGCCTATGGAATGATGCATATCGGTACGCCGGTGACGGTGGCGCCATGA
- a CDS encoding zinc metalloprotease HtpX, whose protein sequence is MLRWRWHHLVNWLESTGIISAMLLLMMWIGWLLGGVDTLYVMLGAGILFILFAPRLMPQLLIRRMGAEVITPGQSPLLFDMVQRLSERSGLEHFPTLYHLPTPALNAFSTGLDAHVSLVISDGLLRTLDGRELAAVLAHEISHIRHKDIWVMIVADLFSQMTWTFCLLGQVLILINLPLWIMHKYTMPWGLIFLLMVAPSVSMSLQLVLSRTREFEADRGAMELTHDPQGLASALQKMEDAQEREMKILFPKLGRVAVPSWLRTHPRTEERIRRLFATARPLSHPEIWAWDHGVSLPIAKDLPRWRHLSGFRW, encoded by the coding sequence ATGTTGCGTTGGCGTTGGCACCATCTTGTCAATTGGCTTGAATCGACAGGCATCATCAGCGCGATGTTGTTGCTGATGATGTGGATCGGTTGGCTCCTGGGTGGAGTAGATACGCTTTACGTGATGTTGGGTGCGGGCATTCTGTTTATTTTATTTGCGCCCCGGCTGATGCCACAATTACTCATTCGTAGAATGGGAGCGGAAGTCATTACACCCGGGCAATCGCCGCTGCTCTTCGATATGGTGCAAAGATTGTCCGAACGCTCCGGGCTGGAACATTTTCCGACCTTGTATCACCTGCCCACCCCTGCCCTGAATGCATTTTCCACCGGACTGGATGCACATGTGTCCTTGGTGATTTCCGATGGCCTGCTGCGCACACTTGATGGGCGTGAACTGGCTGCTGTGTTGGCACATGAGATCTCCCATATCCGCCACAAGGATATCTGGGTCATGATTGTTGCGGATCTCTTCAGCCAGATGACATGGACGTTCTGTTTGCTGGGCCAGGTTTTGATCCTGATCAATTTACCCTTATGGATCATGCATAAGTACACCATGCCATGGGGACTGATTTTTTTGCTGATGGTCGCACCCTCGGTAAGTATGTCGTTGCAATTGGTTCTTTCTCGCACACGTGAGTTTGAGGCGGATCGTGGTGCCATGGAACTCACCCATGACCCCCAGGGTCTGGCCAGCGCACTGCAAAAGATGGAAGATGCCCAGGAACGGGAAATGAAAATACTGTTCCCCAAACTGGGGAGAGTAGCCGTTCCCTCGTGGTTACGCACCCATCCGAGGACAGAAGAACGCATTCGCCGACTTTTCGCCACAGCGCGTCCCTTGAGCCATCCGGAAATATGGGCATGGGACCACGGTGTAAGTCTGCCCATAGCCAAAGACCTGCCACGCTGGCGTCACCTGTCGGGTTTTCGCTGGTAG
- a CDS encoding DHA2 family efflux MFS transporter permease subunit — MAASAIHATTPPESSQEHRWLITIAFMLAMVMVLLDMTVVSVALPYMMGTLAATPNRITWVLTAYLAANAVTIPLTSHLAALFGRRRLFLISVSGFVVASGLCGASQTLAEIVFLRTLQGGFGALMVVLAQSTMVNLFPGKERGRAMAIWGMVLMVAPAMGPVFGGYITQHMGWRWLFYINLPVGIFSLLLGAATMRKSERKNLATDWPGLLLMAIGIGSLQIVLSRGNEDYWFDSRLIVALSILAVFGILTFLLRGWMIADNIIDLHLFRDRSFATATLITGVFGLGLFGTTAMQPLMLEGLLNYMPETIGWVMFPRGVASAVTMMIVGRFINRYQPRLFIVAGVLLTGISTWIMTSYSLYISPVWVIYPGIIRGIGMGMIFVPLTVIAFDTLPLAVSAEASGIFNLARTLGNSIGIAIDGTVLTNETQINWNQLGGHINTFSATLPNWLQASGLAPQDPRVWALLGQTLFSQAEMIGFLDVFQWITIIFFCLLPLILLIPKRILPTG; from the coding sequence TTGGCGGCAAGCGCAATTCATGCGACTACCCCTCCTGAATCATCCCAAGAGCATCGTTGGCTGATCACCATCGCCTTCATGCTGGCGATGGTGATGGTCTTGTTGGACATGACCGTAGTGAGCGTGGCGCTGCCCTATATGATGGGAACCTTGGCTGCTACGCCGAACCGGATCACTTGGGTGCTCACCGCCTATCTGGCCGCCAACGCAGTCACTATACCATTGACCAGCCATCTTGCCGCCCTCTTTGGGCGGCGGCGTCTTTTCCTCATCAGTGTTTCCGGTTTTGTCGTTGCCTCGGGGCTGTGCGGGGCGAGCCAGACTTTGGCGGAAATCGTCTTTTTACGCACCCTGCAAGGGGGATTCGGCGCGCTCATGGTGGTCTTGGCCCAATCCACCATGGTCAACCTCTTTCCGGGCAAGGAACGGGGGCGAGCCATGGCCATTTGGGGCATGGTGCTGATGGTGGCGCCGGCCATGGGTCCGGTCTTTGGCGGCTATATCACGCAGCACATGGGCTGGCGTTGGCTGTTCTACATCAACCTTCCCGTCGGGATTTTTTCGCTCTTGCTGGGTGCCGCCACCATGCGGAAGAGCGAAAGAAAAAATCTGGCCACCGACTGGCCGGGTCTGTTGCTCATGGCGATTGGAATCGGCAGCCTGCAAATCGTGCTGTCACGGGGTAATGAGGATTATTGGTTTGACTCCAGACTCATCGTGGCCCTGTCGATCCTCGCGGTTTTTGGTATCCTCACCTTTTTGCTGCGGGGATGGATGATCGCCGACAACATCATCGATCTCCATCTCTTTCGCGACCGCAGTTTCGCTACCGCCACGCTGATCACCGGCGTATTCGGCCTTGGCCTCTTCGGCACCACCGCCATGCAGCCGCTCATGCTGGAGGGGCTGCTGAATTACATGCCGGAAACCATCGGCTGGGTCATGTTTCCGCGCGGCGTTGCCAGCGCCGTTACCATGATGATCGTTGGGCGCTTCATCAATCGTTACCAGCCGCGACTTTTTATCGTAGCCGGGGTTTTGCTGACCGGGATCAGTACCTGGATCATGACCAGTTACAGTCTGTATATCAGTCCTGTTTGGGTCATTTATCCCGGTATTATCCGGGGGATCGGCATGGGGATGATCTTCGTGCCCCTTACCGTCATCGCCTTCGATACCCTGCCGCTTGCGGTATCGGCGGAAGCCAGCGGCATTTTCAACCTCGCCCGCACCCTCGGGAATTCCATCGGCATCGCCATCGACGGTACCGTGCTCACGAATGAGACCCAGATCAACTGGAACCAGTTGGGCGGACACATCAATACCTTCAGTGCGACGCTGCCGAATTGGCTGCAAGCCAGCGGATTGGCACCACAGGATCCTCGCGTCTGGGCATTGCTCGGTCAGACCTTATTCAGCCAGGCCGAAATGATCGGCTTCCTGGACGTGTTTCAGTGGATCACCATCATCTTCTTTTGCTTGTTACCCCTGATATTGCTCATCCCCAAGCGTATTCTTCCAACAGGTTAA
- a CDS encoding transposase yields the protein MEVTAGNTTASNHVQPGLNRVLDSLNTEQRPYLVRGDCGFGNDAVIREMESRQQPYLFKLRQSPRVKRLLQRVFTRRDWVDAGQGWEGREDRIQLAGWQQSRRVVILRRLLKQNLIATQEQQGQLEFAFVDRRQTKVYEYAVLVTDLTESILGIAQMYRDRVDAENGFDELKNQWGWGGYTTRDLARCRLSARAVGLVYNWWSWYTRLAFPESRREAITSRPLLLSAIGRSTKHAGQTQLYLTLMHAAQKKVERGIENIRRGLRAVRQTAERLLGRQPWDLLVRYIVA from the coding sequence GTGGAAGTCACGGCCGGCAACACCACGGCCTCCAACCATGTCCAACCAGGACTGAACCGCGTACTGGACTCCCTGAATACTGAACAGCGCCCTTATCTGGTCCGTGGCGACTGTGGTTTTGGTAATGACGCCGTTATTCGGGAAATGGAGTCCCGGCAGCAGCCGTACCTGTTCAAATTACGTCAGTCACCCCGCGTCAAGCGCCTGCTGCAGCGGGTTTTTACCCGCCGGGACTGGGTGGATGCGGGACAGGGTTGGGAAGGTCGCGAGGATCGTATTCAACTGGCCGGGTGGCAGCAGAGCCGTCGGGTGGTCATTCTCCGGCGTTTGCTGAAGCAAAACCTGATCGCCACCCAGGAACAGCAGGGCCAACTGGAATTTGCTTTCGTGGACCGGCGACAGACCAAGGTCTACGAATACGCCGTGCTGGTGACGGATCTTACAGAAAGTATTCTGGGCATCGCGCAGATGTACCGGGACCGGGTGGATGCGGAGAACGGTTTTGACGAACTCAAGAATCAATGGGGGTGGGGTGGCTACACCACCCGGGATCTGGCGCGTTGCCGACTTTCTGCCCGTGCGGTGGGACTGGTGTATAACTGGTGGAGCTGGTATACCCGACTGGCCTTTCCGGAATCCCGGCGAGAGGCTATCACCAGCCGTCCATTGCTGCTGTCCGCCATAGGCCGAAGCACGAAACACGCTGGACAGACCCAGCTTTACCTGACGCTCATGCATGCCGCGCAGAAAAAGGTCGAGCGCGGAATTGAGAATATCCGCCGAGGCTTACGGGCGGTTCGCCAGACTGCGGAGCGGTTGCTGGGGCGCCAGCCATGGGACCTCCTCGTGCGCTACATCGTCGCCTAA
- a CDS encoding YcaO-like family protein, which yields MIFINKPQIYGIFSEATISRKPLWYSDMSFVSIQVNPAIRLTNQKKALKDNAYNNESSNLFVHGALENGIVGVGNDFNLDTAYQKAYSEAVERMSSFLMLEKDIVTEIPHKLEDNGIYYKIPHSNIDKNLMISFTNVIPLARSKKESPVLYPATHVYMGVSNQTCCHESLSTGKAAHVSQDKALVSGALELVERDSFVLFWLSRSGFTEIDHVRYFTNKSISKIFAETSRADISIRLYDITTDLLVPSILCYINQSAFPYNLISTASGLTYEDAIEHCLSEIMLGLISYTLVTESVIHDQLLSSIESTSDDVSLFPNGGPIRFHSDWYACDPGKSEAFDFLNTNRDKHLAPYRGTEFTGLRDLVTHLQKKGINMYYKNIDASHLSCGGRFVVSVVSPDLVPLYNSERHRPLDNLRLIRRIGESGSLNEWPHPFP from the coding sequence ATGATTTTTATTAATAAGCCACAAATATATGGCATTTTCAGTGAAGCTACAATATCTAGAAAACCCTTATGGTATTCGGATATGTCTTTTGTATCTATTCAAGTAAATCCAGCCATTCGCCTAACTAATCAAAAGAAAGCGCTAAAAGATAATGCCTATAACAACGAGTCCTCAAATTTATTCGTGCATGGGGCATTAGAAAATGGTATAGTTGGAGTGGGAAATGATTTCAACCTAGATACCGCCTATCAAAAAGCATATTCAGAAGCTGTTGAACGAATGAGTTCTTTTCTGATGTTAGAGAAGGATATTGTTACAGAAATACCGCATAAACTAGAAGATAATGGCATTTATTATAAAATACCTCATAGTAATATCGATAAAAATTTAATGATATCATTCACTAATGTTATCCCACTGGCTAGAAGTAAAAAAGAATCCCCGGTGTTATATCCTGCAACGCATGTTTACATGGGTGTTAGCAATCAAACTTGCTGCCATGAGTCTCTCAGTACAGGCAAGGCCGCTCATGTTTCTCAAGACAAAGCATTGGTTTCAGGCGCGCTCGAACTTGTAGAACGAGACTCATTTGTATTGTTCTGGCTTAGCAGATCAGGATTTACCGAGATTGACCATGTTAGATACTTTACTAATAAGTCTATATCTAAAATTTTTGCAGAAACCTCCAGAGCTGATATTTCGATACGGCTATATGATATTACGACAGATTTATTGGTGCCGTCAATTTTATGCTATATAAATCAATCAGCATTTCCATATAATCTAATATCAACAGCCTCTGGGTTGACTTATGAAGACGCTATTGAACACTGTTTATCTGAAATAATGCTAGGATTAATTAGTTATACTTTGGTTACGGAGAGTGTAATTCATGATCAGTTATTATCTTCTATAGAAAGCACTTCGGATGATGTTTCTCTTTTTCCTAATGGAGGACCTATTAGATTCCATAGTGATTGGTATGCTTGCGATCCTGGTAAATCTGAAGCATTTGACTTTCTGAACACCAATAGGGATAAGCACTTAGCTCCATACAGAGGAACTGAATTTACCGGGTTACGTGACCTAGTCACTCACTTACAAAAAAAAGGTATTAACATGTACTATAAAAATATTGACGCTAGCCATTTATCATGTGGTGGAAGATTTGTGGTAAGCGTAGTTTCACCCGATCTGGTTCCTTTGTATAATAGTGAGAGACACCGCCCTCTCGATAACCTACGTCTCATAAGAAGAATTGGAGAAAGTGGTTCACTTAATGAATGGCCGCACCCGTTCCCATAA
- a CDS encoding nitroreductase family protein: MDIGEMFLRNIGRPNVKSNITTSYDIGAFNQQYNDSIVTHLPVSGEILDVNLLQCLNSRSSCINFDENDNLNDDDLGYILKNAFGLAPRDGIEKRAYPSGGGFYPVEAYIVKSSNDGEHEFYQYDVNKHALVYYKSLSEGLINSHFTGKTLTILFSINTVYSKANYGELSWLLALLECGHLAQNIYLVCASSGIGCCGIGGVKWDLARSLVGKNRYPAYAMILGYTAKQS, encoded by the coding sequence TTGGATATTGGTGAGATGTTCCTACGCAATATTGGCAGACCAAATGTCAAAAGCAATATCACAACAAGCTATGACATAGGCGCTTTTAATCAGCAATATAATGATTCTATTGTCACCCATTTGCCTGTATCTGGAGAAATTCTGGATGTGAACTTACTTCAATGTTTAAACTCCCGTAGTTCATGCATTAACTTCGACGAAAATGACAATCTAAACGATGATGATCTAGGTTATATTTTAAAAAATGCCTTTGGTTTGGCCCCGCGTGATGGAATTGAAAAACGAGCTTATCCAAGCGGTGGTGGATTTTATCCAGTTGAAGCATACATCGTTAAAAGCAGTAATGATGGAGAACATGAGTTCTACCAGTACGACGTTAATAAGCACGCGTTGGTTTACTATAAATCCCTGTCAGAGGGGCTAATTAATAGCCATTTTACCGGAAAAACGTTGACAATTTTATTCTCTATAAATACAGTTTATAGTAAGGCTAACTATGGTGAGTTATCTTGGCTTCTAGCTTTACTAGAATGTGGCCATCTAGCACAAAATATTTATCTAGTGTGTGCCTCTAGTGGAATAGGCTGCTGTGGCATTGGGGGCGTAAAATGGGATTTAGCTCGATCTCTCGTAGGTAAAAATCGCTACCCGGCTTACGCAATGATCTTAGGCTATACGGCAAAGCAGTCATAA
- a CDS encoding nucleotidyltransferase domain-containing protein — translation MVDRKILSCINEMVSQEYPYSRGILLSGSLAAGTFSVKSDIDLIVITDRDELIDSSIRYKRYNFDIVGGSINTLVKLIHDDCTIRRGVYAHMVGHSKVLFEVNNEASDLRTLAVSLWDNGTNVCPSHLNTYRGTIDGILANIKNIHDDLEKCINIDGERLYVTANLVWAMTQYITHKKGRWIGGVGKWQFRHLREANTDIDDFVQACYAYLLSNDPSLLIDITAKYIS, via the coding sequence GTGGTTGATAGAAAGATCTTGTCATGTATTAATGAAATGGTCTCCCAGGAGTATCCGTATTCCCGGGGAATATTACTCTCTGGAAGCCTTGCAGCTGGTACTTTTTCTGTTAAATCAGATATTGATTTGATTGTTATTACAGATCGTGACGAGCTTATTGATAGCTCCATACGTTATAAGCGCTACAATTTTGACATTGTTGGCGGTAGCATTAATACATTAGTGAAACTTATTCATGATGATTGCACTATTCGGCGAGGGGTTTACGCACATATGGTTGGACATTCAAAAGTTCTCTTTGAAGTAAATAATGAGGCTTCAGATCTTAGGACTTTAGCCGTATCATTGTGGGATAACGGTACAAACGTTTGCCCAAGCCATTTAAACACATATCGTGGTACAATTGATGGCATTCTTGCAAATATTAAGAACATCCATGATGACTTGGAAAAATGTATTAATATTGATGGCGAGCGTTTATATGTGACTGCAAATCTTGTTTGGGCAATGACTCAGTATATCACTCATAAAAAAGGCCGCTGGATTGGAGGCGTGGGTAAATGGCAGTTCAGACATTTACGTGAGGCAAATACTGATATCGACGACTTTGTCCAAGCTTGCTACGCATATCTATTAAGTAATGATCCGTCATTGTTGATAGATATTACTGCCAAATACATCAGTTAA
- a CDS encoding sulfotransferase family 2 domain-containing protein translates to MYFDQSKRLLFIHNPKTGGSSIRRILSLHDHGNARFIHVSTYELKDCILQELWDQYFIFAMVRNPWQRIVSLYYYHRSVGYARWAGLTDHHLLARYYNFSEWMDFNLKHEKSIWFGIPQNIWIDGVPNVGMYESFDDFISSICQKFDVVYENIVVNKGEADQSTYKDHFVKQEHIDYIGKIDHVIIDRFGYSF, encoded by the coding sequence GTGTATTTCGACCAATCTAAGCGTTTACTATTTATACACAACCCGAAAACTGGCGGTAGCTCTATTCGTCGCATACTTAGCTTGCATGACCATGGAAATGCTAGGTTTATTCATGTTAGTACCTATGAACTTAAAGATTGCATTTTACAAGAGCTATGGGATCAATATTTTATTTTTGCGATGGTCAGAAATCCATGGCAGAGAATTGTTTCATTATACTATTATCACCGATCAGTTGGTTATGCAAGATGGGCTGGACTAACCGATCATCATCTTTTAGCTCGTTATTATAATTTTTCTGAATGGATGGACTTTAATTTAAAACATGAAAAATCGATCTGGTTTGGTATCCCTCAAAATATATGGATAGATGGCGTTCCAAATGTGGGTATGTATGAATCATTTGATGATTTTATTTCTAGTATATGCCAGAAGTTTGATGTTGTTTATGAGAATATAGTCGTAAATAAAGGTGAGGCTGATCAGAGTACCTATAAGGATCACTTTGTAAAGCAGGAACATATTGACTACATTGGCAAAATAGACCATGTTATCATTGATAGGTTTGGTTATAGCTTTTGA